A genomic window from Streptomyces sp. 846.5 includes:
- a CDS encoding amidohydrolase family protein, whose protein sequence is MTTTGTQTEAEPQPLHVRGRILVGPEEVRDELWVVGGRVTFSRPPGAAEAGTLDGWVLPGLVDAHCHVGLDGHGAVDGATAEKQALTDRGAGALLLRDAGSPSDTRWMDDRDDLPRIIRAGRHIARTRRYIRNYAHEIEPGDLAAYVRQEARRGDGWVKLVGDWIDRKTGDLAPCWPRWALDEAMAAAHAEGARVTAHCFAEESLADLVEAGIDCVEHATGLTEETLPQFAERGVAIVPTLVNIATFPGIASAAEGKFPGYARHMRELHQRRYATVAAAHDAGVPVFVGTDAGGSLPHGLVADEVAELVAAGLPPLTALAAASWSAREWLGRPGLTEGAPADLVVYREDPRADVRVLADPQAVVLQGSVVG, encoded by the coding sequence GTGACCACCACGGGGACGCAGACGGAGGCAGAGCCGCAGCCGCTGCACGTCAGGGGCCGGATCCTGGTCGGCCCCGAGGAGGTGCGGGACGAGCTCTGGGTGGTCGGCGGCCGGGTGACCTTCTCCCGGCCGCCGGGTGCGGCCGAGGCCGGCACGCTCGACGGCTGGGTGCTGCCCGGGCTGGTGGACGCGCACTGCCATGTCGGCCTGGACGGCCACGGCGCGGTCGACGGGGCCACCGCCGAGAAGCAGGCGCTGACCGACCGCGGGGCGGGTGCGCTGCTGCTGCGCGACGCCGGATCGCCGTCCGACACCCGCTGGATGGACGACCGGGACGACCTGCCGCGGATCATCAGGGCAGGGCGGCACATCGCCCGTACCCGCCGCTACATCCGCAACTACGCCCATGAGATCGAGCCCGGCGACCTCGCCGCGTACGTCCGGCAGGAGGCGCGGCGTGGCGACGGCTGGGTGAAGCTGGTCGGTGACTGGATCGACCGGAAGACCGGGGACCTGGCGCCGTGCTGGCCGCGCTGGGCCCTGGACGAGGCGATGGCCGCCGCCCACGCCGAGGGGGCGCGGGTCACCGCGCACTGCTTCGCCGAGGAGTCGCTGGCGGACCTGGTGGAGGCGGGGATCGACTGCGTGGAGCACGCGACCGGCCTCACCGAGGAGACGCTGCCGCAGTTCGCCGAGCGGGGGGTGGCGATCGTGCCGACCCTGGTCAACATCGCTACCTTTCCGGGCATCGCCTCCGCGGCCGAGGGCAAGTTCCCGGGCTACGCCCGGCATATGAGGGAGCTTCACCAACGCCGCTACGCCACCGTCGCGGCGGCCCACGACGCGGGCGTCCCGGTCTTCGTGGGCACCGACGCCGGCGGCTCGCTTCCGCACGGACTGGTGGCGGACGAGGTCGCCGAGCTGGTCGCCGCCGGACTGCCGCCGCTGACCGCGCTGGCGGCGGCCAGCTGGTCCGCGCGGGAGTGGCTGGGACGTCCCGGGCTGACCGAGGGGGCCCCGGCCGACCTGGTCGTCTACCGGGAGGACCCGCGCGCGGATGTGCGGGTGCTGGCGGATCCGCAGGCGGTGGTGCTGCAGGGTTCAGTGGTCGGCTGA
- a CDS encoding SCO1860 family LAETG-anchored protein codes for MMTIRRAGSAAGALLAVSLLAAAQPARADGADGTAWGTASATTAGLALDVKLINGTVDIPVDLTLNAVHAPRSVDGSMLTTTIGGVDQGRQLTLLDATLGHSAATVDRHGAHAQVDLVKANISLPGLLTQVVGLKEVHATADCPVDGRPSADVSILGTLSVLGKGVSLSAAGPTRVSVPGIGVVDLELSRKTVTSSAAAATALELNVRVNPLSLNVAEVTGTVELAAVHCAKGQQGGSQGGNSSTPSTSASASASGSAAPGGSASASGAALPPPPQTSASASASAAAASPAAATTNLAETGGGSNTPVIAGVALVLVGAGAAVVGTTRRRRRRH; via the coding sequence ATGATGACCATCCGCCGCGCCGGCTCCGCCGCCGGCGCCTTACTCGCCGTCTCGCTGCTCGCGGCGGCCCAGCCCGCCCGCGCCGACGGTGCCGACGGCACCGCGTGGGGTACGGCGTCAGCCACCACCGCCGGGCTCGCGCTGGACGTCAAACTGATCAACGGCACCGTGGACATCCCGGTGGACCTCACCCTGAACGCGGTGCACGCGCCCCGGAGCGTGGACGGCTCGATGCTGACGACGACCATCGGCGGCGTCGACCAGGGTCGGCAGCTGACGCTGCTCGACGCCACCCTGGGCCACAGCGCCGCCACCGTGGACAGGCACGGCGCCCATGCCCAGGTCGATCTGGTCAAGGCGAACATCAGCCTCCCCGGGCTGCTCACCCAGGTGGTGGGCCTCAAGGAGGTGCACGCCACCGCGGACTGCCCGGTGGACGGGCGGCCCAGCGCGGACGTCAGCATCCTGGGGACGCTGAGCGTGCTGGGCAAGGGGGTCTCGCTGAGCGCGGCCGGTCCGACCAGGGTCAGCGTGCCCGGCATCGGGGTGGTCGACCTGGAGCTCTCCAGGAAGACGGTGACCTCCTCCGCGGCGGCCGCCACCGCGCTGGAGCTCAACGTCCGTGTCAATCCGCTGAGTCTGAACGTCGCCGAGGTCACCGGAACGGTCGAACTCGCGGCCGTGCACTGCGCCAAGGGTCAGCAGGGTGGCAGTCAGGGCGGCAACTCGTCCACGCCGTCGACCTCCGCCTCTGCCTCTGCCTCCGGCTCGGCCGCGCCCGGCGGGTCCGCCTCGGCGAGCGGGGCCGCTCTGCCCCCGCCGCCGCAGACCTCGGCCTCGGCCTCGGCCTCCGCTGCCGCGGCCTCGCCGGCCGCTGCCACCACCAACCTCGCCGAGACCGGCGGCGGCAGCAACACCCCGGTGATAGCCGGCGTCGCGCTGGTGCTGGTCGGCGCCGGTGCCGCAGTCGTGGGGACGACCCGCAGGCGGCGGCGTCGGCACTGA
- the pepN gene encoding aminopeptidase N — translation MICMSALTLAEAVERRRLLEVRSSTVDLDLTQGDEVFGSVTVIRFACSSPGAGSFVDVKPKTLLRAVLNGRELDTGTLVDGRLPLHGLAAENELLVEAVMAYSRTGEGMHRFVDPADGEVYVYTQAFLDDGPRFFASFDQPDLKAAYEVSVTAPEDWTVVANGQVTRQEGGRWEFAPTPPISNYLVAVVAGPLFTVRSEHDGIPLGLHCRRSLAPYLEVDAEEMLDTTRRSFDHYHRVFDQRYPFDSYDQCFVPEFNAGAMENPGCVTFRDEFVFRSAVTDTEREERAIVIAHEMAHMWFGDLVTMRWWDDLWLNESFAEYLAYTVVSESTRFSGAWTGFAAARKSWGYDADQRPSTHPVAPENVDDTAEALQNFDGISYSKGAAALRQLVAWLGEEAFFKGVNSYFQQHAFGNAALADLLQALAASSGRDVHAWAERWLRTTGVDTLRVEPAGIGEDSGGRGGTRIAHTSADGELRPLLITAATYERVADGHLVLRARRSLDLPAEPEHELDSVGAGDPDLLLLNDTDLGFVKIRLDDRSWRTVTDSLGGIPEELARAVLWGAARDMVRDGELDAQGYLELVAAHLPGESSAHLVQSVLGFARTTLAEQYLTPDRRSAGLGLLAGVGRDLLRRTEGGPEDATGLRLLAVRSLIAASSTPAELAVLQSWREEGGVPGGPLLDPELSWQLLLRLCVLGAAGEAEIAAELVRDTSATGQEGAARCRAALPDPEAKEAAWTALFDSDLSNYLIAATAQGFWQPEQDELLGDRPQRYFEAVVDTAQRRGPAVGRLLTRYGFPAYHATEETVLAAEACLARTDLTAALRRGLVDQVDDLRRAVRAREAAAK, via the coding sequence ATGATCTGCATGTCTGCTCTGACGCTTGCTGAAGCCGTTGAACGCCGTCGACTGTTGGAGGTCCGCAGCAGCACTGTGGACCTGGACCTGACCCAGGGGGACGAGGTCTTCGGGTCGGTGACGGTGATCCGGTTCGCCTGCTCCAGCCCCGGGGCGGGCAGCTTTGTCGACGTGAAGCCGAAGACCCTGCTGCGGGCCGTGCTCAACGGGCGGGAGCTGGACACGGGCACGCTGGTCGACGGGCGGCTCCCGCTGCACGGCCTCGCGGCGGAGAACGAGCTGCTGGTCGAGGCGGTCATGGCCTACTCCCGCACCGGTGAGGGGATGCACCGGTTCGTCGACCCCGCCGACGGCGAGGTCTATGTCTACACACAGGCGTTCCTGGACGACGGCCCCCGCTTCTTTGCCAGCTTTGACCAGCCCGACCTCAAGGCCGCCTACGAGGTGAGCGTGACGGCGCCGGAGGACTGGACCGTGGTCGCCAACGGCCAGGTCACCCGGCAGGAGGGCGGCCGCTGGGAGTTCGCGCCCACCCCGCCGATCAGCAACTACCTGGTCGCCGTCGTCGCCGGGCCGCTGTTCACGGTGCGGTCCGAGCACGACGGCATCCCGCTCGGCCTGCACTGCCGGCGCTCGCTCGCCCCCTACCTGGAGGTGGACGCCGAGGAGATGCTGGACACCACCCGGCGCAGCTTCGACCACTACCACCGGGTGTTCGACCAGCGGTACCCCTTCGACTCCTACGACCAGTGCTTCGTCCCCGAGTTCAACGCCGGAGCGATGGAGAACCCCGGCTGTGTGACCTTCCGCGACGAGTTCGTGTTCCGCTCGGCGGTCACCGACACCGAGCGCGAGGAACGCGCCATCGTCATCGCCCATGAGATGGCGCACATGTGGTTCGGCGACCTGGTCACCATGCGCTGGTGGGACGACCTGTGGCTGAACGAGTCCTTCGCCGAGTACCTGGCCTACACGGTCGTCTCCGAGTCGACCCGCTTCTCCGGCGCCTGGACCGGCTTCGCGGCCGCCCGCAAGTCCTGGGGCTACGACGCCGACCAGCGTCCCTCCACCCACCCGGTGGCCCCCGAGAACGTGGACGACACGGCGGAGGCGCTGCAGAACTTCGACGGCATCTCCTACTCCAAGGGCGCCGCGGCGCTGCGCCAACTCGTGGCCTGGCTGGGCGAGGAGGCCTTCTTCAAGGGCGTCAACTCCTACTTCCAGCAGCACGCCTTCGGCAACGCCGCGCTCGCCGACCTGCTCCAGGCGCTGGCCGCGAGCAGCGGCCGGGACGTGCACGCCTGGGCCGAGCGCTGGCTGCGCACCACCGGGGTGGACACGCTGCGGGTCGAGCCGGCCGGGATCGGCGAGGACAGCGGCGGCCGGGGCGGCACGCGCATCGCGCACACCTCGGCCGACGGCGAGCTGCGCCCGCTGCTGATCACCGCGGCCACCTACGAGCGGGTCGCCGACGGCCACTTGGTGCTGCGGGCCCGCCGCTCGCTGGACCTCCCGGCCGAGCCCGAGCACGAGCTGGACAGCGTGGGCGCGGGCGACCCCGATCTGCTGCTGCTCAACGACACCGACCTCGGATTCGTCAAGATCCGCCTGGACGACCGTTCCTGGCGGACCGTCACCGACTCGCTCGGCGGCATCCCGGAGGAGCTGGCGCGGGCGGTGCTGTGGGGCGCCGCGCGCGACATGGTGCGGGACGGCGAGCTGGACGCGCAGGGCTACCTGGAGCTGGTCGCGGCCCATCTGCCGGGGGAGTCCTCGGCGCACCTGGTGCAGTCGGTGCTCGGCTTCGCCCGGACCACCCTGGCCGAGCAGTACCTGACGCCGGACCGGCGCTCGGCCGGGCTGGGGCTGCTGGCCGGGGTCGGCCGCGATCTGCTGCGCCGCACCGAGGGCGGCCCCGAGGATGCGACCGGGCTGCGGCTGCTCGCCGTCCGCAGCCTGATCGCGGCCTCGTCCACCCCGGCCGAGCTGGCCGTGCTGCAGTCCTGGCGCGAGGAGGGCGGAGTGCCCGGCGGCCCGCTGCTGGACCCGGAGTTGAGCTGGCAGCTGCTGCTGCGGCTGTGCGTGCTGGGGGCGGCCGGCGAGGCCGAGATCGCGGCGGAACTGGTCCGGGACACCAGCGCCACCGGGCAGGAGGGCGCGGCCCGCTGCCGCGCGGCGCTGCCCGACCCGGAGGCCAAGGAGGCGGCCTGGACGGCGCTCTTCGACAGCGACCTGTCCAACTACCTGATCGCCGCGACCGCCCAGGGCTTCTGGCAGCCGGAGCAGGACGAACTGCTGGGCGACCGGCCGCAGCGCTACTTCGAGGCCGTGGTGGACACCGCGCAGCGGCGCGGGCCCGCGGTCGGGCGGCTGCTCACCCGCTACGGCTTCCCGGCCTACCACGCCACCGAGGAGACCGTGCTGGCCGCGGAGGCCTGCCTGGCCAGGACGGATCTCACCGCGGCGCTGCGGCGGGGGCTGGTGGACCAGGTGGACGACTTGCGCCGCGCGGTCCGGGCCCGAGAGGCCGCGGCGAAGTGA
- a CDS encoding uracil-DNA glycosylase → MAARPLHEIVEPGWAKALEPVAGQVAVMGDFLRAEIAAGRGYLPPGPQVLRAFQQPFEQVRVLIVGQDPYPTPGHAVGLSFSVAPEVRPLPGSLINIFQEYQQDLGLPAPSSGDLTPWTEQGVLLLNRSLTTAPRNPNAHRDKGWEAVTEQAIRALVERGPALVAILWGRDARNLRPLLGPAPCLEAPHPSPRSADRGFFGSRPFSRTNELLVRQGAQPIDWRLP, encoded by the coding sequence ATGGCCGCACGTCCTTTGCATGAGATCGTCGAGCCCGGCTGGGCCAAGGCGCTGGAGCCGGTCGCCGGGCAGGTCGCCGTGATGGGCGACTTCCTGCGCGCGGAGATCGCCGCCGGGCGCGGCTACCTGCCGCCGGGGCCGCAGGTGCTGCGGGCGTTCCAGCAGCCGTTCGAGCAGGTCCGGGTACTGATCGTGGGTCAGGACCCCTACCCCACGCCGGGGCACGCGGTGGGCCTGTCGTTCTCGGTGGCGCCCGAGGTGCGGCCGCTGCCGGGCAGCCTGATCAACATCTTCCAGGAGTACCAGCAGGACCTCGGCCTGCCTGCGCCGAGCAGTGGCGATCTGACGCCCTGGACCGAACAGGGCGTGCTGCTGCTCAACCGGTCGCTCACCACCGCGCCGCGCAATCCCAACGCCCACCGCGACAAGGGCTGGGAGGCCGTGACCGAGCAGGCGATCCGGGCACTGGTCGAGCGCGGGCCGGCGCTGGTGGCCATTCTCTGGGGGCGCGACGCCCGCAATCTGCGCCCGCTGCTGGGTCCCGCGCCCTGCCTGGAGGCGCCGCACCCAAGCCCCAGGTCGGCGGATCGGGGCTTCTTCGGCTCCCGCCCGTTCAGCCGGACCAATGAACTGTTGGTACGACAGGGCGCGCAGCCGATTGACTGGCGCCTGCCCTGA
- a CDS encoding polysaccharide lyase 8 family protein — MDDSTHLAAPLRRRHFLGAGAAVTGAALLGAGATRTATAATPTAAVAPASAADAFDQLRGVWSDILTGGSAVDPTDPDYATAIATIDATAAAAIARYDDSATPASVYTDLPFTHVENASGTYYRIRDTAIAWATPGSAHHQDAAVAARLVAALKLIGTAYYNPSSAEVGNWYHWEIGAPQALVNACAVLGSQVPAADLATYLGTVAHFVPDPTHQQSGTVLTTGANRSDMCQITILRGILAKDGALIALGRDKLSDIYPYVTSSDGYYRDGGYIQHGTIPYNGHYSYVLLNDLSQLSLLLNGSGWPITDPQFSVILDSVDLTYAPFMYDGLVMDVVRGRFLSRQGETDHDAGHAVTEAILRLIPVGSRDQQKRWKALCKGWIERETSTTIRASATPARMALVKSVLDDTRVHAIGQGPGHVQQPSIERAVHRRPGWAWTVGLSSSRIARLEAINGENQRGWHTGDGATYLYNDDNGHYTDAYWPTVDCTRLPGVTADTLPLAPSAGSGTLPPTTWSGGAVLDGRWGAVGLDLVPYGSPLRARNSWFCLDDGVVALGAGITGSSGHTVETTIENRNLHASGGNRLTVNGRPTPTTAGWTGSFAASGWAHLEGVGGYVIPADSAPGATLRALREQRTGAWADIDNGPSTGGTTTPYTNTYATLWLDHGIDPSGGSYVYLLLPGASEAKTARRAERPDVTVLSNTPALQAIHSQRNSLTAANFLTAGALPSVGANGPASVLFQEHGGRLTLAVSDPTCTQTSLTVTLDTRARYRRGFSDDPGVSVDLKGAAPVITLDLTQGLPGTSRTVHLSS; from the coding sequence ATGGACGACAGCACGCACCTCGCCGCACCCCTGCGCCGCCGCCACTTCCTCGGCGCCGGCGCCGCCGTGACCGGAGCCGCACTGCTCGGAGCCGGCGCCACCCGAACCGCCACCGCCGCGACCCCCACCGCGGCGGTGGCCCCGGCCTCCGCAGCCGACGCGTTCGACCAGCTCCGCGGCGTCTGGTCGGACATCCTCACCGGCGGCAGCGCCGTCGACCCTACCGACCCCGACTACGCGACGGCCATCGCCACCATCGACGCCACCGCCGCGGCCGCCATCGCGCGCTACGACGACTCCGCCACCCCCGCGTCCGTCTACACCGACCTGCCGTTCACCCATGTCGAGAACGCCAGCGGCACCTACTACCGGATCCGCGACACCGCCATCGCCTGGGCCACCCCGGGCTCGGCCCACCACCAGGACGCCGCCGTCGCCGCCCGCCTGGTCGCCGCGCTGAAGCTGATCGGCACCGCCTACTACAACCCCTCCTCCGCCGAGGTCGGCAACTGGTACCACTGGGAGATCGGCGCCCCGCAGGCCCTGGTCAACGCCTGCGCCGTGCTGGGCAGCCAGGTCCCCGCCGCCGACCTGGCGACCTACCTCGGCACCGTGGCCCACTTCGTGCCCGACCCCACCCACCAGCAGTCCGGCACCGTCCTCACCACCGGCGCCAACCGCTCCGACATGTGCCAGATCACCATCCTGCGCGGCATCCTCGCCAAGGACGGCGCCCTGATCGCGCTCGGCCGCGACAAGCTCTCCGACATCTACCCCTACGTCACCAGCTCGGACGGCTACTACCGCGACGGCGGCTACATCCAGCACGGCACAATCCCCTACAACGGGCACTACTCCTACGTCCTGCTGAACGACCTCAGCCAGCTCTCGCTGCTGCTCAACGGCTCCGGCTGGCCGATCACCGACCCCCAGTTCTCGGTCATCCTGGACTCGGTGGACCTCACCTACGCGCCGTTCATGTACGACGGACTGGTGATGGACGTGGTCCGCGGCCGCTTCCTGTCCCGCCAGGGCGAGACCGACCACGACGCCGGGCACGCCGTCACCGAGGCGATCCTCCGGCTGATCCCGGTCGGCTCCCGGGACCAGCAGAAGCGCTGGAAGGCGCTCTGCAAGGGCTGGATCGAGCGCGAGACTTCCACCACCATCCGGGCGTCGGCCACCCCCGCGCGGATGGCCCTGGTGAAGTCGGTCCTGGACGACACCAGGGTGCACGCCATCGGCCAGGGCCCCGGCCACGTCCAGCAGCCCTCGATCGAACGCGCCGTGCACCGCCGCCCCGGCTGGGCCTGGACGGTGGGCCTGTCCAGCAGCAGGATCGCCCGACTGGAGGCCATCAACGGCGAGAACCAGCGCGGCTGGCACACCGGCGATGGCGCGACCTACCTCTACAACGACGACAACGGCCACTACACCGACGCCTACTGGCCCACCGTGGACTGCACCAGGCTGCCCGGCGTCACCGCGGACACCCTGCCGCTGGCCCCCAGCGCCGGCAGCGGCACCCTGCCGCCGACGACCTGGTCCGGCGGAGCGGTGCTGGACGGCAGGTGGGGCGCGGTCGGCCTGGACCTGGTCCCCTACGGCTCGCCGCTGCGGGCCAGGAACTCCTGGTTCTGCCTGGACGACGGCGTGGTGGCACTCGGCGCGGGGATCACGGGGAGCTCCGGCCACACGGTGGAGACCACCATCGAGAACCGAAACCTCCATGCCTCGGGCGGCAACCGACTGACCGTCAACGGCCGCCCGACGCCCACCACCGCGGGCTGGACCGGCAGCTTCGCAGCCTCCGGCTGGGCCCATCTGGAGGGGGTCGGCGGCTACGTCATCCCTGCGGATTCCGCCCCCGGCGCCACCCTGCGCGCCCTGCGCGAGCAGCGCACCGGCGCCTGGGCGGACATCGACAACGGACCCAGCACCGGCGGCACCACCACGCCCTACACCAACACCTACGCCACGCTCTGGCTCGACCACGGCATCGACCCCAGCGGCGGCAGCTACGTGTATCTGCTGCTGCCAGGGGCGAGCGAGGCGAAGACCGCCCGCAGGGCGGAGCGCCCGGACGTCACCGTGCTGTCCAACACCCCGGCCCTGCAGGCGATCCACTCGCAGCGCAACAGCCTCACCGCCGCCAACTTCCTCACCGCCGGCGCCCTCCCCTCCGTGGGCGCCAACGGCCCGGCCTCGGTGCTGTTCCAGGAGCACGGCGGCCGACTCACCCTGGCGGTCAGCGACCCGACCTGCACGCAGACCTCACTGACCGTCACTCTCGATACCAGGGCCCGCTACCGTCGCGGGTTCAGCGACGATCCCGGCGTCTCCGTCGACCTCAAGGGCGCGGCCCCGGTGATCACCCTGGACCTCACCCAGGGCCTGCCCGGCACCTCCAGGACGGTGCACCTGTCCTCCTGA
- the cobC gene encoding Rv2231c family pyridoxal phosphate-dependent protein CobC, with product MSTDRGSSSHQPDLRHHGDTEVGGGLVDLAVNVRAGTPPPWLRQLLADTLGGLAAYPDGRSARAAVARRHRRPDSETLLTSGAAEAFVLLARTLRPRRAVVVHPQFTEPEAALRDAGHPVERLVLRPRNGFRLDPAAVPDDADLVVVGNPTNPTSILHPAADLAALARPGRTLVVDEAFADTVPGEAESLAGRRDLPGVVVLRSLTKTWGLAGLRIGYVLAAPGMIAALEAAQPLWPVSTPALVAAEACSTPAALAEAEAAARATAEDREYLLSRLAELPTIRTYGQPAASFVLVRMAGATTVRERLRGTGFAVRRGDTFPGLGPDWLRIAVRDKATLDAFFEALTALQL from the coding sequence TCCACTGATCGAGGCAGCAGTTCCCACCAGCCCGACCTTCGCCACCACGGCGACACCGAGGTCGGCGGCGGGCTGGTCGATCTCGCGGTGAACGTCAGGGCGGGCACACCCCCGCCCTGGCTGCGGCAGCTGCTGGCGGACACCCTGGGCGGCCTGGCCGCCTACCCGGACGGACGCTCCGCCCGCGCGGCAGTGGCCCGCCGGCACCGGCGCCCGGACAGCGAGACGCTGCTCACCTCGGGCGCCGCCGAGGCGTTCGTGCTGCTGGCCCGAACGCTCAGGCCGCGCCGGGCGGTTGTGGTGCACCCCCAGTTCACCGAGCCGGAGGCGGCGCTGCGCGACGCCGGGCACCCGGTGGAGCGGCTGGTGCTCCGCCCCAGGAACGGATTCCGGCTCGATCCGGCGGCCGTCCCCGACGACGCCGACCTGGTGGTGGTCGGCAACCCCACCAACCCGACCTCGATCCTGCACCCGGCCGCCGATCTCGCGGCGCTGGCCCGTCCCGGCCGGACCCTGGTGGTGGACGAGGCCTTCGCGGACACCGTGCCGGGCGAGGCGGAGAGCCTGGCCGGACGGCGCGACCTGCCGGGCGTGGTGGTGCTGCGCAGCCTCACCAAGACCTGGGGCCTGGCCGGGCTGCGCATCGGCTACGTGCTCGCCGCCCCCGGGATGATCGCCGCCCTGGAGGCCGCCCAGCCGCTGTGGCCGGTCTCGACGCCGGCCCTGGTCGCGGCCGAGGCGTGCAGCACCCCGGCCGCGCTCGCCGAGGCCGAGGCGGCCGCCCGCGCCACCGCCGAGGACCGGGAGTACCTGCTCTCCCGACTCGCGGAGCTGCCCACCATCCGGACCTACGGTCAGCCCGCTGCATCGTTCGTCCTCGTCCGGATGGCCGGCGCCACTACCGTCCGGGAGCGGCTGCGCGGTACCGGGTTCGCCGTCAGGCGCGGGGACACCTTCCCAGGTCTGGGCCCTGACTGGCTGCGGATCGCAGTGCGCGACAAGGCCACCCTGGACGCCTTCTTCGAGGCGCTGACGGCGCTTCAACTCTAA
- a CDS encoding rhomboid-like protein, translating to MNAPPAPARPVPEPPHHLVRALAATWTYVRRAPGTHLWLLALFVTTVAIHHMSPDFEEDFLRQRSTNLHQLATDPVRVLIASAFWLDGGSWVPYAFLYTVFHAPAERWLGTWRWLVAVAVCHVGATYISEGVLYVAIHQGRAPESAVNTLDVGVSYALAGIQALLFYRIADPWRWFYLAAVLLWYGSALVHGRTFTDVGHLTAALLGLACYPLTFGRDGVWQPSRSRAVTWLRGLRHRSADH from the coding sequence ATGAACGCGCCGCCGGCCCCGGCACGACCCGTCCCGGAGCCACCGCACCATCTCGTCCGGGCCCTGGCCGCCACCTGGACGTACGTCCGCCGTGCGCCCGGCACCCACCTCTGGCTGCTCGCCCTGTTCGTCACCACCGTGGCGATCCACCACATGAGCCCGGATTTCGAGGAGGACTTCCTCCGCCAGCGCTCCACCAATCTGCACCAGCTGGCCACCGACCCGGTCCGGGTGCTGATCGCCAGCGCGTTCTGGCTGGACGGCGGCAGCTGGGTCCCCTACGCCTTCCTGTACACCGTCTTCCACGCCCCCGCCGAGCGCTGGCTCGGCACCTGGCGCTGGCTGGTCGCCGTGGCCGTCTGCCATGTCGGCGCCACCTACATCAGCGAGGGCGTCCTCTACGTGGCCATCCACCAGGGCCGGGCCCCGGAGTCGGCCGTCAACACCCTTGACGTGGGCGTCAGTTACGCCCTGGCCGGGATCCAGGCCCTGCTCTTCTACCGGATCGCCGACCCCTGGCGCTGGTTCTACCTGGCAGCCGTCCTGCTCTGGTACGGCTCGGCCCTGGTCCACGGCCGCACCTTCACCGACGTCGGCCACCTCACCGCCGCCCTGCTCGGTCTCGCCTGCTACCCGCTCACCTTCGGCCGGGACGGGGTCTGGCAGCCGTCCCGGTCGAGGGCCGTCACCTGGCTGCGCGGCCTGCGCCACCGCTCAGCCGACCACTGA